The DNA segment GGTTCATTGTCTTAGTGTTCTTCTGATGGGTGTTTGTTATCTCAGGGTGTCCTTGTTCCTTGTTTTGCCTCTCAGGTGTTACGCAGCCTGTCCCCTCAGGGTTCTGGCTTGTCAGTCTGTCCTCTTCTGATACATGgtattggaacaaagtctggatacCATCTGTGAAACAACAAAGGTTTTATTACAGCCAGATGAAGGAGTGATTCTGAACTCgtttgagtttcagaatgcactgacaggcatcaagttatgattggttatataaagagctgataggcagaggaaagaatagaagGGGCtagtaaggaaatgagcataatcaatgagcaatccagataAGTTAACAAACAATCTctgagttacaaagagtttccatGTGCACCTCACGTAAAGTTTTATCCAAAAAAATAAGTTGTGAACACGTATGTGCAAAGCAGTGATGTCTCATCTGGCTTCCTGATGCAAACTTCACACAGACATGACCATTCGTGACATTGCCACAGAATTAAAGAAAGCAGGCAATGCAGGATCGAAGTAGAAGGCAGTGAAAGAATGGTATCAATTCCCTTTTAACTACAGTCCAATTCCCCTCCCCGCAGGGTCCCTTTcgggaatgtggctgcctagggagttatttacaccagctgggatgaCCTTCGCAGTTGGCTGGGATGGGGCTTAGCAGCCTCCAGTTTGGGACAGTTGCAGAGacatagccgtgctagtctgtatactatcaaaacaaaaaagcagtccaatagcactttaaagactaacaaagtaatttattaagtgatgagctttcatgggacagatccactttttcagaccatagccataccagaacagactcaatatttaaggcacagagaaccaaaaagagtaatcaaggttgacaaggagaaattaaaaaaaaaatcaacagggcaAGAagaatactcagagaccagctactccaagataggcccaaaacagccaataacagaacatcactggtcattatctacagcccccaactcaaactactgcaacgcattattaaagacccacaACCTATGTTTTataaggatgccacactccagaaggccctaggtgacaggcctgttctctcctacagacaacctcccaaccttatgaggattgtcACCAACAACcccagtctataccgcaggaacaccaatcctggaccttttccttgcaacaaagctgctgctgccagctttgtccacatatctatgctgacaataccatcgctggacctaaccaggttattcacagaatcacgggcaccgTCTCTTGTTCCTCAGTTAACAGCAtatatgccagcatgtgccaacaatgcccagatgctttgtatattggacagacttcaaactctctcttagacaaagaattaatggccataaaatagacataaaaacactcctgattcacaaaccagtcagctcacattttaatggaatgggccattctgttaatgacctgaaagtttgtgttttactgaggaggaattttcacaacagtttggaaagagaggctgctgaacgctcttttatattcaaagttgACACACTAACACAGGGTTTAaaatgggatgggaattttctaggtcattataggggcacttaggcatacttggctttatctaatttttgactccctgCCACCCCTTTgctatctgatttgctcaccttgataatatttttctgatttgttgactttgattactgtttttggttctctgggtcataaatattgagtctgttctggtatggctatgatctgaagaagtgggtctggcccatgaaagctcatcacccaataaattattttgttagtctttaaagtgctactggactgcttttttgttttggaacagTGGCTCTTAGCTAATATAATGGCCTACTTTAGAATTTTATCCTGTAACAGTGATCTCTGGCGCCTTCTCCTTGGCTGCTTGGTCATCCCTCTGGATCCAGTGATGGTCTTCACAAATCTCTATCACACTCCACAGTAGAACacaaacagcatttcaaaggggcccatcaTTCCATTCTTTTACTTTTCTATATTACAATGTCAGCTTCAGGCGTCACAACAGCATCGTGGCCATAAGCATCTCTGTCTGTGTCTGCTTCAAAATGGTTTGGTAGAATAACCAACATtgttccagagctgaagaagtggatctgtcccaggaaagctcatcacctaataaattattgtgtgaGCATTTCCgtggtacaggactgctctttcattTTGTGATGATACAGCCTAACCTGGCTACCACTCCGTGACCATTAAATCTTAATACATCAAGACTTGACTACTTAGAATGTTCTCAATGCACCACTAAAAAAGTGAAATGGAAAAATTTCTTCTACACTTGCACAGAAACTCTCCAGTGTGGGAACACTTTGttaaccctccccatccccatggaaacCTACAAGATTCAAGATGGAGTCCAGCTCCAGGTGGCATAGAGTGAGGTGGGGTGGCCGGCCCAGGTTCTGATCTCTTATGGGCCCTGCAGCGGCCGTCACAGCTGTCTTTTGGATTACAAGAGGGAGGATTAACAGGGTAGGGtgctgcagtggtggtgggggtgtagGCGCATTGGGAGGTTAGCTACCCCCACCAGTCTCCCACCAGTCAGCAGGAGGGAAAGCCAGGGTCAACCTGCTCCACTTTGACCCGCAGTCTCTCagtctcccagcccactgagccccacttctctgtggaGAAATGGGGTGCTGTGGGCTGGGACAGCAGAGCCGAGTGGAGCAGGCTGAGGCTGAGGTCACTCACCTGAGTGGTGGGAGTAGCGCCAGGGGAAGGTAACTCCCTGATGTTGCTGagcagagctcagtggtttgtgggTTGTTCTGCTAACCCCAAGGTTGGGGGTTCAGTTTTTGACGGTGCCCTTTAGGGATCTGAGCAACggattattaaaaaaaagaaaaattaaaaaataagcatgttggttggtcctgccacgagggcagggggactggactcaaggacgtcccaagctcccttccagctctttagGATATGCAGATCAGGTTGCAGTTTGCACTGCATGTTGAgtacaggggaggggagaaagggaagTGAGCCCCTGCTGTTGTCATCAGCTACTGCTGCCCAGTTGGTGAAGGTGggacccagcaggacagggtgaggTGTCCCAGAAGGCAGGTAGGAGGTTCAGTGGTGTGACCAAGGACAGTCTCCTGGAACTCCTGTGGGTTCAACATCAGTGCTGCCCTGATGAGGGGCTGTTGCCCAAAGCCTATCCCCTGCCTAGGGGGGACCAGTgctgctggcccagcaggacaggctggTGGGACATCCCAGAGGGCAGCAAGTGCTGTCAATGGCATGATCAGAGCACAGACACAAGAGGCCTCCTGGGCGCCAACCCACCACAAGTGTTCCCCAGCCTAGTTGGACAATTCTgagttggggctctggggctctcCTTGGCCTTTGAGCAGCTCTGAGCCACGGAGGGCCTCtgcaagggctggctggaggaaacGGCCCCGTGGCTGTGGAAGGCGTCTTTTATATAGCAGCCATTTCATATTTCTTACTTCCGCATGTACACAAGCCCCTGAACTTTTCCTCACCTATTTGGGAACGGCAGGGAGCACGAGCTCTAGGGAATGTGTTAATGACGTGTTTGGATTTGGGGCACCTGTTCCCTCATTCCTGTCCCTCCTTGCTGGTAACAGTTCTCTCTCTGAGAATGATTTATGTTTCtttaactaattgcctctgaacctgggctttgtttgtgtaagggtataaaatactagagttagctgcatcaagcagccttgcggGACCTGGtgttactagtgtccagtttggctcatctgttgccttattgaattcagtaaagctgaatgttagctgcctgaaCTCGGAGCAGTCTTGTGCTTCAGCATGGCCCATTGGCACTGGCACATTGCGAGGCAACAGCACCTGTATTTCCCCATCATGGTTGGGAAAGGGCAGCAACTTTGGGCTTTTGGTTCCAGTCATCACCTCTGCTTGGCAGAGACACCcccagctctctccctcctgcctagGAGCTTCCCACTCTGCCTGCACTGTGAGCTCCCTGACAATCCAGCCTGAGCACACAGGCCTGGGGCTGTGCCCAGCTTACCCAGTGGGGCTCCGTTACCACGTGCTCCTGAGCGAGCACAGTGACAGTTCCAGTGAGCGTATTGCAGAGACAGCACAGGGCTGGCCAAGGACCATCGCACACAGCTCACactcaccccagctccagcctgagctctggCCAGTTTCGGCCCTTcccgccctgctccccactggcagcccccccaTGGGAAAGCCGGAGTCTTTTATCCAATAGCCTTGTTGGATCTGTGAGCAGAGGGAGAGTCCAGTTTGAACCAGCCTGTGTGAGTCTCTCTGAGGGGGTCATGACCCCGCTGATGTCACCTGATCGTCCCCCTACCCCCGGTTTTTACCTGGCAAAGGGCTGCGCGCACCCGCTCCAGGAATTACAGCCAGGCCTTGGCCCACAACGGTACCACGACATCACATGGTGGGAGCTCcacggggtgctgcagggcacTGCCCCATGGCTCACTCTGGGGCTCACAGGGCACCTGAGGAGGGGCAGTGAGGTATATGGGCCGGTGGTGTCCAGGTTCCAGGAATTGTCCTGGCCAGGTCCCCCAGCTCCACTCGTGTTTAGCGCcggatctccccacccccacccccacccacgcaTTCCCCACATTCACCTGCCAacccgccctcccctgccagaccCGTAGGCAGGAGAAGGGACTCGGACGCCTTCAGGGCACGGCCAGGTCAAGAAATCTGCCACATCTGCACCCCGCAGCAGCTGTGACCTCATTGGGGGGTTTATTTCCCGCGAAAAGAGACACACTGGTACCAGAGCTGCCATGAGGCGCCGAGGCCgatgggcggggggcggggtctgctagggaggggcggggctgggggcggggctccgggctgggctgtgcctgCTGGGTTCCCCGCGGGACGGGCAGAGTCTGGGCGCCGCGGGGGCCCGATCCTGCTCACCGCAGTCACGCAGAGATCGGAGCCAGTCGGGCGGCACCGCTGGTGTGAACGCGGGTCGGGCGCCCGCCCCGGGGCATCGCTCATGGCCCGCGCAGGGCCGTGACTGTCAGCGGGGTTCACGGATCTCCCGCTCGAGCCCAGCGCTGCGGCGCACACACCGCGgccggagcaggggtgggaggcggCCCCACTCTGGGGTGTTTCCCCTTctcagcagggagccctgcaccGGCGGGGCCCCAGTCACATCAGTGTAAagagcccccgccccgccccgctctgcTCGCCCCGCTCCAGCTTTGTCCCAGCTGCTTTGTTCCTGTCTCTGGGTGCTGGCACTCGGGGAGCTGCGGCTGCTgtcgccccaccccacccctcgtTCCCGGTGCGCGTGGGGCTCCGGGGGCGGACAGCGGGTCCCAGCCCCACCGTACACAGCGCCCGGGTGACACGTGCGGCGGGTGGCTTTGCCGGGCCTGTGTCTCTCCGCGGCACAACCTCAGCTGGGCGCCGCTCTCGGGCTGAGGCCGGGCCGCTGTCAGCGCGGTGCGCCCAGCCCGGGAGGGACCTGACAGCCGCGGGCAGCAGCCCGGGGTCAGGCTGGGCCACGCGAGGCTCCAGTCTGTGGCGGAATCGCTGCCTCGGCCCTGCAATCCCGGCCCGGGGACACCGCGGGTGGTGCCCACGCAGGGACCCCCAGGATGTTCGCCCCGCAGGTGTCCGGGCTGGGCTGGTCCTCGCACTGAGCCGCACCGGGGACCGTCAGGAACACGGGGCCGGTGGCTGAGGCGCTGCAGGACTCTGGGTTGTTGTGACGCTACAAACCAACTCCGCCCACCCGGGACCCATCACCGGACAGTaattccccagggctccagccctgcccggCCCCAAGGCTCAGTCTCGGCCCTGCCTGCCAGACCCAGCGCTCTGGGGAAGGACGATTCGGGAGCTGCGCCGCAGGCTGTGGGCTACGGGCCCTGGGAGTGACCTGACCTTTAACcctgttggcaggggaaacgttaTATTCTGTACTcctagaaacattgttttgtaaatgaatgcttactaatgttcccatgaggttcaatattgtatttagcattgttagtgaatccttaattttctcatgaaattcagcattgttttgttactaaAATCCTGTTCaatacgactgaataactctacctccctgtaacttacattctgttaataatctattggtactttacctcctgattagtagggaattaccagagcagaATGTCATATGGGCAGTagaaattcagtttgagctggaggaatggataaagggagtatgagaaactctcccctggtttgttgggggggtggtgaacaaagaaggagagaggtataagtattgctcatctcttgttgcaaggtgtgcaggctttgaggagagatgcCCCTGTGCCTTACTTGGCAttccaaataaagattcttcttccactctcggtgtgttattgggccagcatTGCACACCAGGCacaaactgccactgtgccatCTTAAGAAGGAGACAACAACCCTCAGCAATAAACACCTCAGCTGGGCTAAGGGACCTGGCTCTGCGCACCGCCCCTGGGCTGGCGGAGACGACGGACGTGGTTCGCCACTGTTGGGTGCAGGGGCCTCGCCGGCCGGAACAACTCCAGCACACGCCAGTAATGGCTGGGTAGGGAATCGGAGCGGCCAGGCCTAAGTTCTCCCAGAACTCGGGTATTTCCTTTAACCCTCTGGCCCCCTATAATAGCCCCTACAGTCCTCAGGCTCCCAGTCATTTagtgccccaccccgccccgtcCCCACTCACCTACCCCAGCTCAAAATTCTAGGGGAGTCAGTGCACCCGGGCAGACAGTTGGGGGCTGGGATCGTTCAATCACTCTACAGCCTTTGTTCAGGCAACAGGTTTTACTTTTATTCTCACAACTACACCCAGTTGCACAACACACAgacctttccccaccccccacgtgAAAACCCCCAGCCCTGATCTCGCTCCCCGCCCGCGCAGCCCATCGCACACAAACGTTCCCAGGTACAAATCCGAGTCCCGGACAAATCCTGCAGACACATCAGAGGCGGAGGTGGAAACTCGGAGCATCATCGCTGGTCCCGTCACTTCTCCCGGGGCCACCCCACTGTGTCCTGTGCCCGCCCCAGCGGCAGCGACGTCTGCCCCCCAGCCGGGCTGAGCCGAGTCAATGGACCCCAGTCCCGGCCTCACGAGGGTCCCGGCCGCTGGCAGGAGCCTCCGGGGCCGCGGCACCGCTCTCGCCTCCCGTCTCCAGCTCGCAGCTTCCCGGCTCGTGGCCCTCCGGGGCCGGGGCGTCACCTCCCGCCGCCGCCTCCTGGCACACGCGGATGGGAACTGCCCGACCCGCCGCAGCCGGCAGGGCCACACGGGGCGCCTCGAGGCACAGCTGCCCGGCCGGGGACAGCGAGCACAGCACGGCCTGCGCGTCCACCTCGGCCGGCAGCAGAGTCTCTCGCCGCAGCTCCCGGTACTCGTAGGAGCGGACTCCAGCCTCCGACTCCGTCCGCTTCTCCCGCCGCCCGCTCACCGTCACCTTCCTCCCGTCCACTCGCACCGCCAGCTCCGCCGGGGAGAAGCCACTCACGTCCATGGACAGCCGGAACTTCTCCTGTCTCGGATCCTGACTCGGACCCGGACCGGGACCCGCATCCGGATCCGCCGCCCCGGGCTCCTGCCCGGTGCATTCTGCCCCGTGCTGGCCGCTGCGCTCGTCTTCCCCACCGAGAAGAACAcgagccaggagcagggagcgTCTCAGCCTCTCCATGTCCTCCAGGTGCGACTGCAcgtgcccccccagctgctcccactggctgggaggcTCCGCCAGGAGGCTGCGCGCTGGGGCGCTGCTGCGGAGTTGCAGAGGGTCATAGTCGTGGGACCACCACACGCGGAGCGGGAGCATCTCGCCGGCCTGAAGGAAGTGAGACAAATTCATGCTGCCGTTCAGCCGCACCATCCAACCCCTACcgactcctgctgcagccgcccagCGCTGCCTTTTATAGTGAGGGGAGCGCGCGCCGGACGCCTCGGGAACTTTCGTGCACGGGAGGCGGGCCTAAGGGCGGGGCCTACTCgggaggggcggggctagggGCGGGGCCAACAGGCGGCgctccgggctgggctgggctcgatCCTTCCCGAACCCGCTGGGTTCCCCGGGCGGGGCTGAGTCTGAGCGCCGCGGGGGCCGGGCCAGGGAATGCGGGGGCCCGATCCTGCTCACCGCAGTCACGCAGAGATCGGAGCCAGTCGGGCGGCGCCGCTGGTGTGAACGCTGGTCGGTCGCCTGGCCAAGGACTGCCCGTCCCGCTGCATCGCTAATGGCCCGCGCAGGGCGGTGACTGTCAGCCCCGCCCCTGGAACCCCAGGTCTGGAATGAT comes from the Carettochelys insculpta isolate YL-2023 chromosome 2, ASM3395843v1, whole genome shotgun sequence genome and includes:
- the LOC142008397 gene encoding uncharacterized protein LOC142008397, whose translation is MLPLRVWWSHDYDPLQLRSSAPARSLLAEPPSQWEQLGGHVQSHLEDMERLRRSLLLARVLLGGEDERSGQHGAECTGQEPGAADPDAGPGPGPSQDPRQEKFRLSMDVSGFSPAELAVRVDGRKVTVSGRREKRTESEAGVRSYEYRELRRETLLPAEVDAQAVLCSLSPAGQLCLEAPRVALPAAAGRAVPIRVCQEAAAGGDAPAPEGHEPGSCELETGGESGAAAPEAPASGRDPREAGTGVH